One part of the Halobacteriovorax vibrionivorans genome encodes these proteins:
- a CDS encoding acetyl-CoA C-acetyltransferase: protein MNQRKVCIVTGSRIPFARSGTKYQGVSNKELMTAALKGLVDKMNLKGKEVGEVVLGAVSKHAYDFSLARECTIEAGLSFHTPATDIQKACGLSLEASNIIAMKIATGQIECGIAGGVDTNSDIPVEFSKNFSDAMSKANYARSTGDRIKALLSIRPADLKPSFPAVKEPRTGLSMGQSCELMAQRWQIPRSEQDQLAWESHQNADRAYNEGFYSDLVVPFKGLEKDGILRADTTVEKMGSLRTAFEKSDKATLTAANSTPLTDGASAVFLCSEEYAKENNLEIQAYFTTCQSAAVDFIEEEGLLMAPVYAVPKLLKRAGLTLQDFDFYEIHEAFAAQVLCTLKAWEDEEFCKTKLGLDGALGSIDRSKLNVKGGSLALGHPFGATGARIVAGLAKMLNEKGGGRGLISICTAGGMGVVAIVEK, encoded by the coding sequence GAAAAGTATGTATCGTTACAGGTTCGAGAATTCCATTTGCTCGCTCTGGAACAAAGTATCAAGGAGTTTCTAATAAGGAACTAATGACAGCGGCCCTTAAAGGTCTTGTTGATAAAATGAATTTAAAGGGAAAAGAAGTTGGTGAAGTTGTTCTTGGAGCTGTTAGTAAGCATGCTTATGACTTTTCTTTGGCCCGTGAATGTACAATTGAAGCAGGGCTTTCATTTCATACTCCTGCAACAGATATTCAAAAAGCTTGTGGCCTATCTCTTGAGGCCTCTAATATTATCGCCATGAAAATTGCTACAGGACAAATTGAATGCGGTATTGCAGGTGGTGTTGATACAAATAGTGATATTCCAGTTGAGTTCTCTAAGAATTTCTCAGATGCTATGAGTAAAGCAAATTATGCTCGTTCAACAGGTGATCGTATCAAGGCTTTATTGAGTATTCGTCCAGCGGACTTAAAGCCTTCATTTCCTGCTGTAAAAGAGCCTCGTACAGGTCTTTCGATGGGACAAAGTTGTGAACTTATGGCGCAACGTTGGCAGATTCCAAGAAGTGAACAAGATCAATTAGCATGGGAGTCTCATCAAAATGCAGATCGTGCATATAACGAAGGCTTTTATAGTGATCTCGTTGTTCCATTTAAGGGATTAGAAAAGGATGGGATCTTAAGAGCGGATACGACAGTTGAAAAAATGGGAAGCTTGAGAACGGCCTTTGAGAAGTCTGATAAGGCGACATTAACTGCTGCAAATTCAACTCCTCTTACTGACGGAGCATCTGCCGTTTTCTTATGTAGTGAAGAATATGCAAAAGAAAATAATCTAGAGATTCAAGCTTACTTTACAACTTGCCAGTCTGCTGCAGTTGATTTTATTGAAGAAGAAGGGCTTCTTATGGCCCCTGTTTATGCCGTTCCTAAACTTTTAAAAAGAGCAGGCCTTACTCTTCAAGATTTTGACTTCTATGAAATTCATGAAGCCTTTGCTGCTCAAGTTCTTTGTACTTTAAAAGCCTGGGAAGATGAAGAGTTCTGTAAAACAAAACTAGGGCTTGATGGGGCACTTGGATCAATTGATCGCTCGAAGCTAAATGTTAAAGGTGGATCACTTGCTCTTGGACATCCATTTGGTGCTACTGGCGCAAGAATTGTGGCAGGCCTTGCTAAAATGCTTAATGAAAAAGGCGGTGGAAGAGGACTCATCTCAATCTGTACAGCAGGTGGGATGGGAGTCGTTG